A window of Brachybacterium fresconis contains these coding sequences:
- the fdh gene encoding formate dehydrogenase, whose amino-acid sequence MAGFQFLEWPVIRQLRGADPSGRGSAVTSQATRNIAPRTRDADTVVQSVCPYCAVGCGQKVYAKDNRVIQIEGDPDSPISRGRLCPKGAASEQLVNSARRVTTVRYRPPYSADWQDLDLDTALDMITDRFLEARRNHWEEEDEEGRPLRRAMGIASLGGATIDNEENYLAKKLFTAAGAIQMENQARIUHSATVPGLGTSFGRGGATQYLQDMANADCIVIQGSNMAEAHPVGYQWVMEARSRGARVIHVDPRFSRTSANADKHLPIRAGTDIVLLGALINYVLAHDLWFEDYVKAFTNASSILEDDYADAEDLDGLFSGFDPATGTYDTSSWQYADASEEGESRATGTPTTHGESHGESHGSGGPQLGRGVPSRDESLQDPQCVFQILKRHYARYTAEMVEEACGISRADFEYLARSVTENSGPERTTCFAYAVGWTQHVGGAQFIRAAGVLQLLLGNMGRPGGGIMALRGHATIQGSTDIPTLFNLLPGYLPMPKVGAHDSFRDYVDSIGTKTQKGFWADSESYAVNLLKAWWGDAATAENDWAFDNLPRLTGAHGTYQTTMRMLEDGVDGYFLLGQNPAVGSANGRLQRLGMSHLKWMVVRDFSMIESATWWKEGPEIESGELRTEDIATEMFFLPAANHTEKAGSFTQTQRLVQWRERAVTPPGDCTSELTFMHELGQRIRSRLKDSQDPRDRPLLDLTWDYPTDEHGEPDPEAVLKEINGYHVGGEKDGTPLSSYTEMTADGTTAGGCWIYAGVYADGVNQAARRKPGSEQDSTAAEWAWAWPANRRILYNRASADADGKPWSERKRYVWWDEDTEQWTGKDVPDFPPDKHPHDSGDAEKGGSAALAGNDAFVMQADGRGWLFAPSGMVDGPLPTHYEAVESAIPNPLYAQQANPTQKTIADSSNMNAPGITGTAAQGEVYPYVFTTYRLTEHHTAGGMSRFLPYLAELQPELFCEVSPELADEVGLAPYGWATVISARSAIEARVLITRRMSPLRAAGRTVHQIGIPYHWAQGSEAVVSGDAVNDLVGMNLDANTQIQNSKVVACALRPGRRPRGPALRDLVADFQRRAGISPTTGDEAIAPAVHPPEARSEGTPGQDDDAGRGAERTTREEH is encoded by the coding sequence ATGGCAGGATTTCAGTTTCTCGAGTGGCCGGTGATCCGGCAGCTGCGCGGCGCGGATCCGTCCGGCCGGGGCAGCGCGGTCACCTCGCAGGCGACTCGGAACATCGCTCCCCGCACGCGGGATGCGGACACCGTCGTCCAGAGCGTCTGCCCGTACTGCGCCGTCGGGTGCGGGCAGAAGGTCTACGCCAAGGACAACCGGGTCATCCAGATCGAGGGGGACCCGGACTCGCCGATCTCGCGAGGTCGGCTCTGCCCCAAGGGGGCTGCGAGCGAACAGCTGGTCAACTCCGCGCGCCGCGTCACGACGGTCCGCTACCGCCCTCCGTACTCCGCGGACTGGCAGGATCTCGACCTCGACACCGCCCTGGACATGATCACCGACCGCTTCCTCGAAGCGCGGCGCAATCACTGGGAGGAGGAGGACGAGGAGGGCCGCCCGCTGCGGCGGGCGATGGGGATCGCGTCGCTCGGCGGTGCGACCATCGACAACGAGGAGAACTACCTCGCCAAGAAGCTCTTCACCGCAGCCGGTGCCATTCAGATGGAGAATCAGGCGCGCATTTGACACTCCGCCACGGTCCCCGGTCTGGGGACCTCGTTCGGACGCGGTGGGGCCACCCAGTATCTGCAGGACATGGCCAATGCCGATTGCATCGTCATCCAGGGCTCCAACATGGCCGAGGCCCATCCGGTGGGCTACCAGTGGGTCATGGAGGCGCGGTCCCGTGGGGCGCGGGTCATCCACGTCGACCCGCGGTTCTCGCGCACCAGCGCGAACGCCGACAAGCACCTGCCGATCCGAGCGGGCACGGACATCGTGCTCCTCGGCGCCCTCATCAACTACGTGCTCGCTCATGACCTCTGGTTCGAGGATTACGTCAAGGCGTTCACCAACGCCTCCTCGATCCTCGAGGACGACTACGCCGATGCCGAGGACCTCGACGGCCTCTTCTCCGGGTTCGACCCCGCCACGGGCACCTACGACACCTCCTCGTGGCAGTACGCGGATGCGTCCGAGGAGGGTGAGAGCCGGGCGACGGGCACTCCGACGACCCACGGTGAGTCCCATGGCGAGTCGCACGGCTCCGGCGGTCCTCAGCTGGGACGCGGCGTGCCTTCGCGGGACGAGAGCCTCCAGGATCCCCAGTGCGTCTTCCAGATCCTGAAGCGCCACTACGCCCGGTACACCGCGGAGATGGTCGAGGAGGCGTGCGGGATCTCCCGCGCCGACTTCGAGTACCTGGCACGGTCGGTGACGGAGAACTCCGGGCCGGAGCGCACCACCTGCTTCGCGTATGCCGTGGGCTGGACCCAGCACGTCGGCGGCGCGCAGTTCATCCGGGCCGCCGGGGTGCTGCAGCTGCTGCTCGGGAACATGGGCCGCCCGGGCGGGGGGATCATGGCGCTGCGGGGCCACGCCACGATCCAGGGCTCGACCGATATCCCGACCCTGTTCAACCTGCTGCCCGGATACCTGCCGATGCCCAAGGTCGGAGCCCATGATTCGTTCCGGGATTATGTCGACTCGATCGGTACGAAGACCCAGAAGGGCTTCTGGGCGGACTCCGAATCGTATGCGGTGAATCTGCTGAAGGCGTGGTGGGGCGATGCGGCGACCGCGGAGAACGACTGGGCGTTCGACAACCTGCCCCGACTGACCGGCGCCCACGGCACGTACCAGACCACGATGCGGATGCTCGAGGACGGCGTCGACGGGTACTTCCTGCTGGGACAGAACCCCGCCGTGGGCTCCGCCAACGGTCGCCTCCAGCGCCTGGGCATGTCGCATCTGAAATGGATGGTCGTGCGTGACTTCTCCATGATCGAATCGGCCACCTGGTGGAAGGAGGGGCCGGAGATCGAATCGGGCGAGCTGAGGACCGAGGACATCGCCACCGAGATGTTCTTCCTGCCCGCCGCGAACCACACGGAGAAGGCCGGCTCGTTCACCCAGACACAGCGCCTGGTGCAGTGGAGGGAGCGGGCCGTCACCCCGCCCGGAGATTGCACGAGCGAGCTGACGTTCATGCACGAGCTCGGTCAGCGCATCCGGTCGCGGCTGAAGGATTCGCAGGATCCGCGTGACCGCCCGCTGCTGGACCTCACATGGGACTATCCGACCGATGAGCACGGTGAACCGGACCCGGAAGCGGTGCTCAAGGAGATCAACGGCTACCACGTCGGCGGGGAGAAGGACGGCACGCCTCTGTCCTCGTACACGGAGATGACGGCCGACGGCACCACCGCCGGCGGCTGCTGGATCTACGCCGGCGTGTACGCGGACGGGGTCAACCAGGCGGCCCGCCGCAAGCCCGGGAGCGAACAGGACAGCACGGCCGCCGAATGGGCGTGGGCGTGGCCGGCCAACCGCCGGATCCTCTACAACCGCGCCTCCGCCGACGCCGACGGCAAGCCCTGGAGCGAACGCAAGAGATATGTCTGGTGGGACGAAGACACCGAGCAGTGGACCGGGAAGGATGTCCCCGACTTCCCGCCGGACAAGCATCCCCACGACAGCGGGGACGCCGAGAAGGGCGGCTCCGCGGCTCTCGCCGGCAACGATGCGTTCGTCATGCAGGCCGACGGGCGCGGCTGGCTGTTCGCGCCCTCGGGCATGGTGGACGGCCCGCTGCCCACGCACTACGAGGCGGTCGAGTCGGCGATCCCCAACCCGCTGTACGCCCAGCAGGCGAACCCCACGCAGAAGACGATCGCGGACAGCAGCAACATGAACGCACCGGGCATCACCGGAACGGCGGCCCAAGGCGAGGTATATCCGTACGTGTTCACCACCTACCGCCTCACGGAGCATCACACCGCCGGCGGGATGAGTCGCTTCCTGCCGTACCTCGCCGAGCTGCAGCCCGAACTGTTCTGCGAGGTCTCCCCGGAGCTCGCGGACGAGGTCGGGCTGGCGCCGTACGGCTGGGCGACCGTGATCTCCGCCCGGTCGGCGATCGAGGCGCGCGTGCTGATCACCCGTCGCATGTCTCCGTTGCGCGCGGCCGGCCGCACGGTGCACCAGATCGGGATCCCGTACCACTGGGCACAGGGCAGCGAGGCGGTGGTCTCGGGTGACGCGGTCAACGACCTGGTCGGGATGAACCTCGACGCCAACACGCAGATCCAGAACTCGAAGGTCGTCGCCTGCGCGCTGCGACCCGGCCGTCGTCCGCGCGGACCGGCGCTGCGCGATCTGGTGGCAGACTTCCAGCGTCGGGCGGGAATCAGTCCGACGACGGGCGACGAAGCGATCGCACCCGCCGTTCACCCCCCGGAAGCTCGATCCGAGGGCACCCCTGGCCAGGACGATGACGCGGGCCGCGGGGCCGAGCGCACCACGCGAGAGGAGCACTGA
- a CDS encoding 4Fe-4S dicluster domain-containing protein, translating to MIESTGRRGTDAGLEHEHSRKGFFTDTSICIGCKACEVACKEWNRNPADGDLELLGSSFDNTGELGANTWRHVAFVEQESERIEEARESGRRLVSLGMPTVGPRSGGPRPGAPSVPGGRPGEDLSDEDTAPPDTPEFRWLMSSDVCKHCTNAGCLDVCPTGALYRTEFGSVVVQQDICNGCGTCVGGCPFGVIERRDDGTISPRSSSEETEQDVPELGTAHKCTLCHDRLVDGETPACAQTCPTTSIKFGDHEDMVESAEERVQQLHTQGMTEARLYGANANDGVGGIGSVFLLLDEPEVYGLPPDPQVPTKALPQMYRTAGVAALGMITATALAFLGGRR from the coding sequence ATGATCGAATCCACAGGACGTCGGGGCACCGATGCCGGGTTGGAGCACGAGCATTCGCGCAAGGGCTTCTTCACCGACACCTCGATCTGTATCGGATGCAAGGCCTGCGAGGTGGCGTGCAAGGAGTGGAACCGCAACCCCGCCGACGGGGATCTGGAACTGCTCGGGTCGTCCTTCGACAACACCGGGGAGCTGGGTGCGAACACGTGGCGTCACGTCGCATTCGTCGAGCAGGAATCCGAGCGCATCGAGGAGGCCCGGGAATCGGGCCGACGCCTCGTCAGCTTGGGCATGCCCACCGTGGGCCCTCGCTCCGGCGGCCCCCGGCCCGGTGCGCCGTCCGTTCCCGGCGGTCGGCCCGGGGAGGACCTCAGCGACGAGGACACCGCCCCACCGGACACCCCTGAGTTCCGGTGGCTGATGTCCTCGGACGTCTGCAAGCACTGCACCAACGCCGGGTGCCTGGACGTGTGCCCGACCGGAGCGCTGTACCGCACGGAGTTCGGCAGCGTCGTCGTGCAGCAGGACATCTGCAACGGGTGCGGGACCTGTGTGGGCGGGTGCCCGTTCGGCGTGATCGAGCGCCGCGACGACGGCACCATCTCCCCGCGGTCCTCCAGCGAGGAGACCGAGCAGGACGTCCCCGAGCTCGGCACCGCCCACAAGTGCACCCTCTGCCATGACCGGCTGGTCGACGGCGAGACGCCCGCCTGCGCTCAGACCTGCCCGACCACCTCGATCAAGTTCGGTGATCACGAGGACATGGTCGAGTCCGCCGAGGAGCGGGTGCAGCAGCTGCACACTCAGGGCATGACCGAAGCACGTCTCTACGGCGCCAATGCGAACGACGGTGTGGGCGGCATCGGATCGGTGTTCCTGCTGCTCGACGAGCCCGAGGTCTATGGCCTGCCGCCCGACCCCCAGGTGCCCACGAAGGCGCTGCCGCAGATGTACCGCACGGCCGGGGTCGCCGCCCTCGGGATGATCACCGCGACCGCTCTCGCATTCCTCGGAGGGCGCCGGTGA